A window from Micromonospora terminaliae encodes these proteins:
- a CDS encoding ABC transporter permease subunit, with amino-acid sequence MSLYVTELRRLSKRRITRFLLVLLLLGLATVAAAFSFSSHQLSTETVAAAQVESEAQYQRALGDWKKSVADCDAAKARGDQDTEERYGPNCGRDWQPQREMFDPKWNLPYQFDFRAEFPTFIAVFAGAVALFAFIVGASYVGAEWSTGGMMNLLLWRPRRLAVLGTKLAALLTAVLGVSVVLGALWTLAFWLIGRYRGTTAKVTAGVWQSIGLDGLRAVGLVLVVGAVAFALASLGRHTAMALGAAVALFAISEIGIRIAVGVLSVPFGDRYVLSTYAQSWFLKKAELFDYDACQFTKGACEPAKLVITWQQSALVFGVGAAAVLIGAFWSMRRRDIA; translated from the coding sequence ATGAGCCTGTACGTCACCGAACTGCGCCGGCTCAGCAAGCGCCGCATCACCCGGTTCCTGCTGGTCCTGCTCCTGCTGGGACTGGCCACGGTGGCCGCCGCGTTCAGCTTCTCCAGCCACCAGCTGTCCACGGAGACGGTCGCGGCCGCCCAGGTCGAGTCCGAGGCCCAGTACCAGCGGGCGCTGGGGGACTGGAAGAAGTCGGTCGCCGACTGCGACGCCGCCAAGGCCCGGGGCGACCAGGACACCGAGGAGCGGTACGGCCCGAACTGCGGCCGGGACTGGCAGCCGCAGCGCGAGATGTTCGACCCGAAGTGGAACCTGCCCTACCAGTTCGACTTCCGGGCCGAGTTCCCCACGTTCATCGCGGTCTTCGCCGGTGCGGTGGCGCTCTTCGCGTTCATCGTCGGCGCCTCCTACGTGGGTGCCGAGTGGAGCACCGGCGGCATGATGAACCTGCTGCTCTGGCGGCCGAGACGGCTCGCCGTGCTCGGCACGAAGCTGGCCGCGCTGCTCACCGCGGTGCTCGGGGTGAGCGTGGTGCTCGGCGCCCTCTGGACGCTCGCCTTCTGGCTCATCGGCCGCTACCGGGGTACCACCGCCAAGGTGACCGCCGGGGTGTGGCAGTCCATCGGCCTCGACGGCCTGCGGGCCGTCGGGCTCGTCCTGGTCGTCGGCGCGGTGGCCTTCGCGCTCGCCTCGCTGGGGCGGCACACCGCCATGGCGCTCGGCGCGGCCGTGGCGCTCTTCGCGATCAGCGAGATCGGCATCCGCATCGCGGTGGGCGTGCTCTCCGTGCCGTTCGGTGACCGCTACGTCCTGTCCACGTACGCCCAGTCCTGGTTCCTGAAGAAGGCGGAACTCTTCGACTACGACGCCTGCCAGTTCACCAAGGGCGCGTGCGAACCGGCCAAGCTCGTGATCACCTGGCAGCAGTCGGCCCTGGTGTTCGGCGTGGGCGCCGCCGCCGTGCTGATCGGCGCGTTCTGGTCGATGCGCCGGCGGGACATCGCCTGA
- a CDS encoding ATP-binding cassette domain-containing protein: protein MRVEAGQVHGFLGPNGSGKTTTLRTLLGLIRPNGGRMAILGQELPQALPAVAGQVGAIVESPQFFPHFSARDTLGLLAQAGELPRQRVDEVLELVGLRDRSGERVKTYSLGMKQRLAVASALLKNPKLLILDEPANGLDPGGIREMRTLMRDLAAAGMTVVLSSHILGEIQLICDSVTIISLGRRVAFGPVDEVLAAHSQGAVRVRLEAVTDLAQAAETLTRAGIRVTAEPDHLMLAGVDKPAAVSRVLAEQGLYVSELTPVAVDLESVFLELTATAPVPGQHRQVDQSTKVGEPGSGATTGGWGA from the coding sequence ATGCGGGTCGAGGCCGGCCAGGTACACGGCTTCCTCGGCCCCAACGGCTCGGGCAAGACCACCACGCTGCGCACGCTGCTCGGCCTGATCCGGCCGAACGGTGGCCGGATGGCCATCCTCGGCCAGGAGCTGCCGCAGGCGCTGCCCGCGGTCGCCGGCCAGGTCGGGGCCATCGTGGAGAGCCCGCAGTTCTTCCCGCACTTCTCCGCCCGGGACACCCTCGGCCTGCTCGCGCAGGCCGGTGAGCTGCCCCGCCAGCGGGTCGACGAGGTGCTGGAGCTGGTCGGGCTGCGCGACCGGTCCGGGGAGCGGGTGAAGACCTACTCGCTCGGCATGAAGCAGCGGCTCGCGGTCGCCTCCGCGCTGCTGAAGAACCCGAAGCTGCTGATCCTGGACGAGCCGGCCAACGGCCTCGACCCGGGCGGCATCCGCGAGATGCGCACGCTGATGCGCGACCTCGCCGCCGCCGGGATGACCGTCGTGCTCTCCAGCCACATCCTCGGCGAGATCCAGCTCATCTGCGACTCGGTCACCATCATCTCGCTGGGCCGGCGGGTCGCGTTCGGCCCGGTCGACGAGGTGCTCGCCGCGCACTCGCAGGGTGCCGTGCGGGTCCGCCTCGAGGCGGTCACCGACCTGGCGCAGGCCGCCGAGACGCTGACCCGGGCCGGGATCCGGGTCACCGCCGAGCCCGACCACCTGATGCTCGCCGGCGTCGACAAGCCGGCCGCGGTGAGTCGCGTCCTCGCCGAGCAGGGCCTCTACGTCAGCGAGCTGACGCCGGTCGCGGTCGACCTGGAGAGCGTCTTCCTCGAACTGACCGCCACCGCGCCGGTACCCGGCCAGCACCGGCAGGTCGACCAGTCCACGAAGGTCGGTGAGCCGGGCAGCGGCGCCACCACGGGAGGTTGGGGCGCATGA
- a CDS encoding DeoR/GlpR family DNA-binding transcription regulator: MDRYARWNALLEMLTDSGRVSVEEAAGRLDVSQATIRRDFDQLAQQQMITRTRGGAVANGVSYDLPLRYKTAKHSAEKQRIGAAAAALVSPGTVVGLNGGTTSTEVARALAVRPDLNTSAEGAQLTVVTNALNIANELLVRSRMKVVVAGGVVRPKSFELVGPLGGALLREVTLDVALLGVDAIDPQLGAAAHHEGEAAMNSLMVARAKRVVVIADSSKLGGHAFARICPVDRVETLVTDSGASPAVVQAFRDAGVHVVCA; the protein is encoded by the coding sequence GTGGACCGCTACGCCCGATGGAACGCGCTGCTCGAGATGCTGACCGACAGCGGCCGGGTCAGCGTCGAGGAGGCGGCCGGTCGCCTGGACGTCTCCCAGGCCACCATCCGGCGTGACTTCGACCAGCTCGCCCAGCAGCAGATGATCACGCGGACCCGGGGCGGCGCGGTCGCCAACGGGGTCTCCTACGACCTGCCCCTGCGCTACAAGACGGCCAAGCACTCGGCCGAGAAGCAGCGGATCGGGGCGGCCGCCGCCGCACTGGTCTCCCCGGGCACCGTGGTCGGCCTGAACGGCGGCACCACGAGCACCGAGGTGGCCCGCGCGCTGGCCGTACGCCCCGACCTGAACACCAGCGCCGAGGGCGCCCAGCTCACCGTGGTCACCAACGCCCTGAACATCGCCAACGAACTGCTGGTCCGCTCGCGGATGAAGGTGGTGGTGGCCGGCGGCGTGGTCCGGCCGAAGTCGTTCGAACTGGTCGGCCCGCTGGGCGGGGCGCTGCTGCGCGAGGTGACGCTGGACGTGGCGCTGCTCGGCGTGGACGCCATCGACCCGCAGCTCGGCGCCGCCGCCCACCACGAGGGCGAGGCGGCCATGAACAGCCTCATGGTGGCCCGGGCCAAGCGGGTCGTGGTCATCGCCGACTCGTCCAAGCTGGGCGGACACGCGTTCGCCCGGATCTGCCCGGTGGACCGGGTGGAGACGCTGGTGACCGACTCCGGCGCGTCGCCCGCCGTGGTGCAGGCGTTCCGCGACGCGGGCGTGCACGTCGTCTGCGCCTGA
- a CDS encoding SIS domain-containing protein has product MAYVHAEIASQPDCWREAARLAPTVADRLPRPGERVAVVGCGTSWFMAAAYAGLRERAGQGETDAFQASEFPTGRRYDRVIAITRSGTTTEVLDLLAALRGQLATTVLVGDPASPAVELADAAVPLPFADERSVVQTRFATTALALLRAHLGEDLGRLAADAEVAVRAPLPIDPATIEQVTFLGRGWTVGLAQEAALKCREAATFWAEAYPAMDYRHGPISIAAPGRLVWAFGGIPEGLPEDVAATGAAFVHSRTHGCHTVLTSWAAGRNPVDPMADLILAQRFAVALATSRGLDPDAPRHLTRSVVLA; this is encoded by the coding sequence ATGGCGTACGTGCACGCGGAGATCGCGAGCCAGCCCGACTGCTGGCGGGAGGCGGCACGGCTCGCACCGACCGTCGCCGACCGCCTGCCGCGCCCCGGCGAGCGGGTCGCCGTCGTCGGGTGCGGCACGTCGTGGTTCATGGCGGCGGCGTACGCCGGGCTCCGCGAGCGCGCCGGCCAGGGCGAGACCGACGCCTTCCAGGCCAGCGAGTTCCCCACCGGCCGCCGCTACGACCGGGTCATCGCCATCACCCGCTCCGGCACCACCACCGAGGTGCTCGACCTGCTCGCCGCGCTGCGGGGGCAGCTGGCCACCACGGTCCTCGTCGGCGACCCGGCCTCGCCGGCCGTCGAGCTGGCCGACGCCGCGGTGCCACTGCCCTTCGCCGACGAGCGGTCGGTGGTGCAGACCCGCTTCGCCACCACCGCGCTGGCGCTGCTCCGCGCCCACCTCGGCGAGGACCTGGGCCGGCTCGCCGCCGACGCCGAGGTGGCCGTCCGGGCCCCGCTGCCCATCGACCCGGCCACCATCGAGCAGGTGACCTTCCTGGGCCGCGGCTGGACCGTCGGGCTGGCCCAGGAGGCCGCCCTGAAGTGCCGCGAGGCGGCCACCTTCTGGGCCGAGGCGTACCCGGCCATGGACTACCGGCACGGCCCCATCTCGATCGCCGCCCCCGGCCGGCTGGTCTGGGCGTTCGGCGGGATCCCGGAGGGGCTGCCGGAGGACGTGGCCGCGACCGGCGCCGCCTTCGTGCACAGCCGCACGCACGGCTGCCACACGGTGCTCACGAGCTGGGCGGCCGGCCGCAACCCGGTCGACCCGATGGCCGACCTCATCCTCGCCCAGCGCTTCGCCGTCGCGCTGGCCACCAGCCGCGGCCTCGACCCGGACGCGCCCCGGCACCTGACCCGCTCCGTGGTGCTCGCATGA
- a CDS encoding ROK family protein, whose protein sequence is MTPGGEVVVALDVGGTGMKCALVRPDGTTVHAERHATGAARGPEAVVGTILDVAEGLAGKARADGLTPVACGIAVPGVVDEVRGVAVWSANVGFRDVPLRELARTRLGLPTALGHDVRVGGLAEARLGAGRDAGHVLFVAIGTGIAAAHVVDGSAAVGAHGAAGEIGHILVRPDGPRCGCGRPGCLEALASASAIGRRYAELSGAPATAAEVADRAAAGEPLAGRVWTEAVEALADGLATGQALFDVATVVIGGGLAQAGPRLFEPLRTALRERLTFHREPRLVAAALGDEAGCLGAALLALDTLAKESR, encoded by the coding sequence ATGACCCCAGGCGGCGAGGTCGTCGTCGCGCTGGACGTGGGCGGCACCGGGATGAAGTGCGCCCTGGTCCGCCCGGACGGCACCACCGTGCACGCCGAGCGGCACGCCACCGGCGCGGCGCGCGGCCCCGAGGCGGTGGTCGGCACGATCCTCGACGTGGCCGAAGGGCTGGCCGGCAAGGCCCGCGCCGACGGCCTCACCCCGGTGGCCTGCGGCATCGCCGTGCCCGGGGTGGTCGACGAGGTCCGCGGCGTCGCCGTGTGGTCGGCGAACGTGGGCTTCCGGGACGTACCCCTGCGGGAGCTGGCGCGGACGCGGCTCGGCCTGCCCACGGCGCTCGGCCACGACGTGCGGGTGGGCGGCCTCGCCGAGGCGCGGCTCGGCGCCGGGCGGGACGCCGGTCACGTGCTCTTCGTCGCGATCGGCACCGGCATCGCCGCCGCCCACGTGGTCGACGGGTCGGCCGCCGTCGGCGCGCACGGCGCCGCCGGGGAGATCGGCCACATCCTGGTACGCCCCGACGGCCCGCGCTGCGGCTGCGGCCGCCCCGGCTGCCTGGAGGCGTTGGCCTCGGCCTCGGCGATCGGCCGCCGCTACGCCGAGCTGTCCGGCGCTCCCGCCACCGCCGCCGAGGTGGCCGACCGGGCGGCGGCCGGCGAGCCGCTGGCCGGCCGGGTCTGGACGGAGGCGGTCGAGGCGCTCGCCGACGGCCTGGCCACCGGTCAGGCGCTCTTCGACGTGGCGACCGTCGTGATCGGCGGCGGGCTGGCCCAGGCCGGCCCCCGGCTGTTCGAGCCGCTGCGCACGGCGCTGCGCGAGCGCCTGACCTTCCACCGCGAGCCGCGGCTGGTCGCGGCGGCCCTCGGCGACGAGGCCGGCTGCCTCGGCGCCGCCCTGCTGGCCCTGGACACCCTGGCGAAGGAGAGCCGATGA